One Nostoc sp. UHCC 0302 DNA window includes the following coding sequences:
- a CDS encoding SDR family oxidoreductase, translated as MISLQNQIVLITGASSGIGTACARIFAGAGARLILAARRFSRLQQLADALTKEFNIEIHLLELDVRDRTAVESAISTLPADWSNIDILINNAGLSRGLDKLHEGSFQDWEEMIDTNIKGLLYLTRYVVPGMVNRGRGHIVNLGSIAGHQTYPAGNVYCATKAAVKAISEGLKQDLLGTPIRVTSVDPGMVETEFSEVRFHGDNERAGKVYQGVTPLTPDDIADVIFFCVTRSPHVNINEVILMPVDQASATLVNRQS; from the coding sequence ATGATTTCTCTGCAAAATCAAATCGTTTTGATTACTGGTGCAAGCAGTGGTATTGGTACTGCTTGCGCCAGAATTTTTGCTGGTGCGGGTGCAAGATTAATTTTAGCGGCGCGGCGGTTTTCGCGTTTGCAGCAGTTGGCGGATGCACTCACTAAAGAATTTAATATTGAAATTCATTTGTTAGAGCTAGATGTACGCGATCGCACTGCTGTCGAGTCTGCTATCTCTACCTTACCCGCTGACTGGTCTAACATCGATATTCTGATTAACAACGCTGGTCTGAGTCGCGGTTTAGACAAGTTGCATGAAGGCAGTTTTCAAGACTGGGAAGAAATGATTGACACGAACATTAAGGGTTTGCTTTATCTCACCCGTTATGTAGTTCCTGGAATGGTGAATCGTGGTCGCGGTCATATCGTAAACCTGGGTTCCATCGCCGGACACCAAACTTATCCTGCTGGGAATGTCTACTGTGCTACAAAAGCTGCCGTGAAGGCAATTTCTGAAGGGTTAAAACAAGACCTCTTAGGAACTCCTATACGTGTAACTTCTGTTGACCCTGGGATGGTAGAAACAGAATTTAGCGAAGTGCGTTTTCACGGCGATAATGAACGTGCTGGTAAGGTTTATCAAGGAGTTACTCCTCTGACCCCAGATGATATAGCTGATGTGATATTTTTCTGCGTGACGCGATCGCCTCATGTCAACATTAACGAAGTTATACTCATGCCTGTTGACCAAGCTAGTGCCACCCTGGTTAATCGCCAAAGTTAA
- the rpmA gene encoding 50S ribosomal protein L27 encodes MAHKKGTGSTRNGRDSNAQRLGVKRYGGQAVRAGNILVRQRGTKFHPGNNVGIGSDDTLFALIDGVVTFERKGKSRKKVSVYTAAPVAEATPAEAAAS; translated from the coding sequence ATGGCTCATAAGAAAGGAACAGGTAGTACACGTAACGGTCGTGACTCTAATGCTCAACGTCTGGGCGTTAAGCGTTATGGTGGTCAAGCTGTGCGTGCGGGAAACATTCTCGTGCGTCAGCGCGGCACTAAATTTCACCCAGGTAACAACGTCGGTATTGGTAGCGATGACACTCTGTTTGCCTTAATCGATGGTGTCGTAACCTTTGAGAGAAAGGGCAAAAGCCGCAAAAAAGTTAGCGTTTACACAGCAGCCCCAGTTGCTGAAGCAACACCAGCTGAGGCAGCAGCAAGTTAA
- the rplU gene encoding 50S ribosomal protein L21, which produces MTYAIIETGGKQIKVEPGRFYDIELLTAQPEEKVTIESVLFVQHDGEVSIGQPLVTGATVEGTVLRHFRGRKVLVYKMKPKKKTRKKRGHRQEITRLLINSITLNGEVFAAEAGAIPEMPVQDNTTEEVETAAE; this is translated from the coding sequence ATGACCTACGCAATTATCGAAACTGGCGGCAAACAAATAAAAGTAGAGCCAGGGCGGTTTTACGACATTGAACTGCTGACTGCCCAACCAGAGGAAAAAGTTACTATAGAGTCAGTATTATTCGTGCAGCACGACGGCGAAGTCTCCATTGGACAGCCGCTAGTCACAGGTGCAACTGTAGAAGGGACGGTGTTACGACATTTCAGAGGTCGTAAGGTCTTGGTATATAAAATGAAGCCGAAAAAGAAAACCCGTAAAAAACGGGGGCATCGTCAGGAAATTACCAGACTTTTGATTAACTCCATCACTCTAAATGGTGAAGTGTTTGCCGCTGAAGCAGGCGCAATACCTGAAATGCCTGTTCAAGATAACACTACTGAAGAAGTTGAAACCGCTGCTGAATAA
- a CDS encoding acyl-CoA dehydrogenase family protein, with the protein MSPLEQTVPETFINKGLETLPNLFERVEALAKDFATRAAAHDRDGSFPFENFTALHEAGLLSLTIPRELGGQGLGLTSICRVIEGIARGDASTALVLTMHYLQHAHAARNRRWHPEVYQRLCRESIEGITLLNAARVEPELGTPARGGLPATVAERTKDGWRLTGHKQYTTGSPILSYFVVWAQTNEDEPQVGSFLVPRDLPGLRIVETWDHLGMRATGSHDLILENVLIPLEYALNISPVSTTLSFDPLISTWGSLTVSALYLGVATAARDWLTGYLNERTPTNLGEPLATLPRFQTAVGEMEALLFANRRLIYSLAEDIDKGEYEPNVGLQAQAVKYLTTTNSIRAVEIGLQLTGNPGLLKKNPLERHYRDVLCSRIHTPQNDVICQSLGKSVLKVK; encoded by the coding sequence ATGTCACCGTTAGAGCAAACAGTGCCAGAAACCTTTATCAATAAAGGCTTAGAAACTCTCCCTAATCTTTTTGAGCGAGTAGAGGCTCTTGCTAAGGACTTTGCAACCCGTGCAGCGGCACACGACAGAGATGGTTCTTTTCCGTTCGAGAACTTCACAGCTTTGCACGAAGCGGGGCTTCTCAGCCTTACCATTCCGCGTGAATTGGGTGGTCAGGGTTTGGGGCTTACGAGTATCTGCCGGGTAATTGAGGGGATAGCGCGTGGTGATGCTTCAACAGCACTAGTATTAACGATGCACTACCTGCAACACGCCCATGCTGCTCGTAACCGTCGCTGGCATCCAGAAGTTTACCAACGGCTATGTCGTGAGTCAATTGAAGGCATTACCCTACTTAACGCTGCCCGTGTTGAACCAGAGTTAGGGACGCCAGCTAGAGGCGGATTACCTGCCACAGTTGCCGAACGAACAAAAGATGGCTGGCGCTTAACGGGACATAAGCAATACACTACAGGTAGTCCCATCTTGAGCTACTTTGTTGTTTGGGCGCAAACAAATGAGGATGAACCCCAAGTAGGAAGCTTTCTTGTACCTCGTGACCTTCCTGGCTTAAGAATTGTCGAAACCTGGGATCATCTGGGGATGAGAGCTACAGGCAGTCACGATCTAATTTTAGAAAATGTATTGATTCCCTTAGAGTATGCTCTAAATATCAGCCCCGTATCAACTACGTTATCCTTTGATCCGCTGATTTCTACCTGGGGAAGTTTGACAGTCAGTGCCTTGTATTTAGGAGTTGCCACTGCTGCACGAGATTGGCTAACTGGTTACCTTAATGAACGTACACCTACTAATCTGGGAGAACCTTTAGCGACCTTGCCCCGATTCCAAACTGCTGTGGGTGAGATGGAAGCACTGCTATTCGCTAACCGGAGACTAATTTATAGCTTGGCAGAAGACATTGATAAGGGTGAGTATGAGCCTAACGTAGGATTACAAGCACAAGCTGTTAAATACCTGACTACAACCAACTCGATTCGTGCTGTAGAGATTGGCTTGCAACTGACAGGTAATCCAGGTCTGTTAAAGAAGAATCCTTTAGAACGACATTACCGAGATGTTCTTTGCAGCCGAATCCACACACCACAAAATGATGTTATTTGCCAGTCTTTGGGGAAATCGGTGCTGAAAGTTAAGTGA
- a CDS encoding ABC transporter substrate-binding protein — protein sequence MATHYKRRQVLRWLGAMTGTTTAVVVTASCTKNSNQIAATSAVDLSDVTLRVAKYKGGWDLQLKLAGLDNFPYKTQFTEFTGGNLMVQAINANAIDLASCSEIPPIFAIASQDAVKIIAATKGPTIGQTVLVPKNSTAKTIADLKGKKVGYIKATTAHYFLIKMLKEVGLTLKDVNGIALSIPDGLSAFRKGELDAWATYGYSIPQAKKDGARELKSAKDILSGNFLIVAAPKAIADTAKQAAIADFLCRIKKSQAWQASNLETWAKNYATAIGIDESIVLEQAKLEQQQRPSQVLPTSDDAIASEQEVADTFAEAGVIPSKVEVKPLWDNSFNNAISQCSI from the coding sequence TTGGCTACCCACTATAAACGTCGTCAGGTACTACGCTGGCTTGGTGCGATGACAGGCACTACTACAGCAGTGGTTGTTACAGCAAGTTGCACTAAGAATTCTAACCAAATTGCCGCCACATCAGCAGTTGATTTGTCGGATGTGACACTGCGGGTTGCTAAGTATAAAGGTGGTTGGGATCTTCAACTGAAGTTAGCTGGATTAGATAATTTTCCCTATAAAACTCAGTTCACAGAGTTTACGGGAGGCAACCTCATGGTACAGGCGATTAACGCTAATGCAATTGATCTGGCTTCCTGTAGTGAGATTCCGCCTATATTTGCGATCGCTTCTCAAGATGCAGTGAAAATTATTGCTGCAACTAAAGGCCCGACCATTGGGCAAACTGTGCTTGTACCGAAAAATTCTACAGCTAAAACGATCGCTGACCTCAAAGGTAAGAAAGTCGGCTACATCAAAGCCACTACAGCCCATTACTTCTTGATCAAGATGTTAAAGGAGGTTGGCCTGACGTTGAAAGATGTTAATGGGATTGCTCTTTCCATCCCTGACGGTCTTTCTGCCTTCAGGAAAGGTGAACTGGATGCTTGGGCTACCTACGGTTATTCAATCCCGCAAGCTAAAAAAGATGGCGCTAGAGAGTTGAAGTCTGCAAAGGATATCCTTAGTGGTAACTTTTTGATTGTTGCAGCTCCCAAAGCGATCGCCGATACTGCAAAACAAGCTGCGATCGCTGACTTTCTGTGTAGAATCAAAAAATCGCAAGCTTGGCAAGCATCAAATTTGGAGACTTGGGCTAAGAATTATGCAACGGCAATTGGCATTGACGAGAGCATTGTACTAGAACAAGCAAAGCTAGAACAGCAACAGCGTCCTTCTCAGGTGCTTCCTACCTCTGATGATGCGATCGCATCAGAGCAAGAAGTTGCTGACACATTTGCTGAAGCTGGCGTGATTCCCTCTAAAGTTGAAGTTAAACCCCTGTGGGATAATAGCTTTAACAATGCAATTTCTCAGTGTAGTATTTGA
- a CDS encoding D-2-hydroxyacid dehydrogenase — MKIILPINLAPHIEPQLPSDIEVVRTDNEGNLEGDASDAEVYVNGFYSNNIHIYDKILAQLPAIRWQQTPSAGVNHLLTPAFLKRDIILTNGTGIHAIPISEFVLTFMLYHAKNLRKLQALQDAHTWPRGVFLEELADATLLIIGAGNIGKAIASRAKAFGMRVWGSRRHPEPLPDFDKIVGANEWRSLLPEADYVVIATPLTPETQGLIDEAALRSMRQSAYLINIARGAIVDENALLTALREGWIAGAGLDTVATEPLPPESPFWSLPNVFITPHCSALSPRLRERITELFLDNLRRYQAGQPLRNVVDKQVGY, encoded by the coding sequence GTGAAAATAATTCTACCAATCAATCTTGCTCCTCATATTGAGCCACAGTTACCGTCTGATATAGAGGTAGTGCGGACAGATAATGAAGGTAATCTTGAAGGCGATGCCAGCGATGCAGAAGTTTATGTAAACGGGTTTTATTCAAACAACATTCATATTTATGACAAAATATTGGCACAATTACCTGCAATACGTTGGCAACAGACGCCGAGTGCAGGTGTAAATCACCTCCTCACCCCCGCTTTTCTAAAACGAGACATTATTCTGACGAATGGTACAGGGATTCATGCAATTCCAATTTCGGAATTTGTATTAACATTCATGCTTTATCACGCCAAGAATCTGCGGAAATTGCAAGCTTTGCAGGATGCACATACTTGGCCCAGAGGAGTGTTTCTCGAAGAATTAGCGGACGCAACTTTGTTAATTATTGGCGCAGGAAACATAGGTAAAGCGATCGCATCTCGTGCCAAAGCTTTCGGTATGAGAGTTTGGGGTAGTCGTCGCCATCCTGAACCACTGCCAGATTTTGACAAAATTGTGGGTGCAAATGAATGGCGATCGCTCCTACCAGAAGCAGATTATGTAGTTATTGCTACACCTTTGACACCCGAAACTCAAGGTCTGATTGATGAAGCAGCATTACGCTCTATGCGTCAGTCTGCTTACCTAATTAATATTGCTCGCGGTGCAATAGTTGATGAAAACGCATTGCTGACTGCTCTGCGTGAGGGATGGATTGCAGGCGCTGGATTAGACACTGTTGCTACTGAGCCGCTACCGCCAGAAAGCCCCTTTTGGTCACTGCCTAACGTCTTTATTACACCCCATTGTTCAGCCCTTTCCCCGCGGCTGAGAGAACGGATCACAGAACTATTTCTTGATAATCTCAGACGTTATCAAGCGGGACAGCCCTTACGGAATGTAGTGGACAAGCAAGTAGGATACTAA
- a CDS encoding D-2-hydroxyacid dehydrogenase, translated as MKVILPIEIAPDIEPHLSSDIKVVLVDSDGNLDADASDAEVYLSWFFLKSPILHRVLAAAPTLRWHHAPNAGVNHILTPTYLERDIILTNGAGVHGIPIAEFVITYILAHAKRLSELYALHAERHWQRGFAIQELTDATLLIIGAGGIGQEIAARAKPFGIRVIGSRRHPEALPNFDKIVGANEWRSLLPEADYVVIATPLTPETKGFIDETVLRSLPPHAYLINIARGAVVDEAALTKALTEGWIAGAALDTVITEPLPPESPLWSLPNVFITPHTSGHSPRVKERSVALFLDNLKRYQAGEPLRNVVDKQAGY; from the coding sequence ATGAAAGTTATTTTGCCTATTGAAATCGCTCCTGATATAGAACCGCATCTATCATCTGATATAAAGGTTGTATTGGTTGATAGTGATGGTAATCTTGACGCTGATGCCAGTGATGCTGAAGTTTATTTAAGTTGGTTTTTTCTCAAAAGCCCAATTTTGCATCGAGTGTTAGCAGCAGCACCTACACTGCGTTGGCATCATGCACCGAATGCAGGAGTCAATCATATTTTGACACCAACTTATTTGGAGCGTGACATCATCCTCACCAATGGGGCAGGGGTGCATGGGATTCCGATCGCAGAATTTGTGATCACCTACATACTTGCTCATGCTAAGCGTTTGTCTGAATTGTATGCATTACACGCAGAACGTCACTGGCAAAGAGGTTTTGCTATCCAAGAGTTAACTGATGCCACTCTGCTAATTATTGGTGCTGGTGGGATTGGGCAAGAAATTGCTGCCCGTGCTAAACCCTTTGGTATTAGAGTTATTGGTAGCCGCCGTCACCCTGAAGCCTTACCAAATTTTGATAAAATTGTAGGTGCAAATGAATGGCGATCGCTTCTACCAGAAGCAGATTATGTAGTAATTGCTACTCCATTGACTCCAGAAACTAAAGGTTTCATTGATGAAACTGTATTGCGATCGCTGCCTCCCCATGCCTACTTAATCAATATTGCTCGTGGTGCTGTAGTAGATGAAGCCGCATTGACAAAAGCTTTAACTGAAGGTTGGATTGCAGGTGCAGCATTAGACACAGTAATTACAGAACCGCTACCACCAGAAAGTCCTTTATGGTCACTTCCTAACGTCTTTATCACACCTCATACTTCTGGCCATTCTCCAAGAGTCAAAGAGCGTTCAGTAGCTCTATTTCTCGATAATTTGAAGCGCTACCAAGCTGGTGAACCGTTAAGGAATGTAGTGGACAAACAAGCTGGATATTAA
- a CDS encoding ATP-binding cassette domain-containing protein — MTSTLQDTHQGTQLSVLDLTKTFGNKTVLNSLNLEVAPGEFVAIVGRSGCGKSTLLRLISGLDKATAGGILLDGEPLHKLSRSVTVMFQDPRLLPWKRVIQNVGLGLPDNWREKALWALGKVGLKDRADEWPYVLSGGQRQRVSLARALVSKPRLLLLDEPLGALDALTRLEMQQLIEDLWLERKFTAFLVTHDVEEAVALADRIVVIEEGQISFDIPVRISRPRDRASEAFVSIREAVLERVMSREGNHANQQLLQLSK, encoded by the coding sequence ATGACTTCAACTTTGCAAGATACACATCAAGGTACACAACTAAGTGTTTTGGATTTGACAAAGACTTTTGGCAATAAAACTGTATTAAACTCTTTAAATTTAGAAGTTGCACCAGGAGAGTTTGTTGCTATTGTAGGACGTAGTGGATGCGGAAAAAGTACCTTATTGCGGCTCATTTCAGGATTGGATAAAGCAACTGCTGGTGGCATACTACTTGATGGAGAACCACTGCATAAACTCAGCCGTTCTGTAACAGTTATGTTTCAAGACCCTCGTTTGCTACCGTGGAAGCGCGTTATTCAAAATGTGGGTCTAGGCTTGCCAGATAATTGGCGTGAAAAAGCTCTGTGGGCGCTGGGTAAAGTCGGACTCAAAGATAGGGCTGATGAATGGCCATACGTACTATCTGGAGGACAACGGCAGAGGGTATCACTAGCAAGAGCATTAGTGAGTAAGCCACGTTTGCTGTTACTAGATGAGCCTTTGGGAGCTTTAGATGCTCTGACTCGCTTGGAGATGCAGCAGTTGATTGAAGATTTGTGGCTAGAGCGAAAATTCACTGCCTTTTTAGTTACCCATGATGTGGAAGAGGCTGTAGCACTAGCAGACCGAATCGTAGTAATTGAAGAGGGACAAATTTCCTTCGATATCCCTGTGAGAATTTCGCGTCCTCGTGACAGAGCCAGTGAAGCGTTTGTAAGTATTAGAGAAGCAGTTCTTGAGCGAGTAATGAGTCGTGAAGGTAATCACGCAAATCAGCAGTTATTGCAGTTGAGTAAGTAA
- the ssuC gene encoding aliphatic sulfonate ABC transporter permease SsuC: protein MTITLKNSKSYGRSVNTFLDNPQIEKIVPWIVPILVLTLWEIASRTGLLSTRILPAPSGVIATAIKLASTGELFQHIGISAGRAISGFIVGGSIGFSLGLLNGFSRVAEKLLDSSLQMLRTIPNLALIPLVILWFGIGDQARLFLVSMGVFFPIYLNTFHGIRSVDPGLIEMGRVYGLKTPQLLWQIIFPGALSSILVGVRFSLGIMWLTLIVAETIAADSGLGYMAMNAREFMQTDVVVLSIVIYALLGKLADAVARGLETKFLAWNPAYQQRK, encoded by the coding sequence ATGACTATTACTCTGAAAAACAGCAAAAGCTACGGGAGATCCGTAAATACGTTCCTAGACAACCCGCAAATCGAGAAAATAGTTCCTTGGATTGTGCCAATTCTAGTACTAACGCTGTGGGAAATTGCTTCGAGAACTGGTCTACTTTCCACCAGAATTTTACCAGCCCCAAGTGGTGTAATTGCCACAGCAATTAAACTAGCCTCCACTGGAGAACTATTTCAACACATCGGAATTAGTGCTGGACGTGCAATATCTGGTTTTATAGTTGGTGGCAGTATTGGCTTCAGTTTAGGATTACTTAATGGCTTTTCTCGTGTAGCGGAAAAGTTATTGGATAGTTCTTTACAAATGCTTCGCACAATTCCTAATTTGGCATTAATTCCTCTAGTAATTTTGTGGTTTGGGATTGGTGACCAAGCCAGATTATTTCTAGTATCTATGGGGGTTTTCTTCCCGATATATCTCAACACATTTCATGGAATTCGTAGTGTTGATCCTGGACTAATTGAGATGGGAAGAGTCTATGGATTAAAAACGCCACAACTTTTATGGCAGATTATTTTTCCAGGGGCATTATCTTCTATTCTGGTTGGAGTTAGGTTCTCCTTGGGGATTATGTGGCTGACACTGATTGTGGCAGAAACTATCGCCGCAGATTCTGGGCTTGGTTACATGGCAATGAATGCACGTGAGTTCATGCAAACTGATGTGGTGGTTTTGAGTATTGTGATCTATGCCTTGCTAGGTAAATTAGCAGATGCCGTTGCTAGAGGGTTAGAAACAAAATTCTTAGCGTGGAATCCCGCTTATCAGCAGCGTAAATAG
- the ssuD gene encoding FMNH2-dependent alkanesulfonate monooxygenase, whose product MQILWFIPTGSHDGRYLGTDIGSRVVTPDYLQQIAQAVDNLGYTGALLPTGRSCEDAWITAASFISVTKRMKFLVAIRPGITSPGAAARMAATFDRISKGRLLINVVTGGDPEHLAGDGLHLSHDDRYDLTDEFLTVWRGIVSGETVDFQGKYLDIKGGKLLFPPIQSPYPPLWFGGSSAAAKRVAAKHIDVYLTWGEPPKQVAQKIAEVRQLAAEQGRTVSFGIRMHVIVRETESAAWDAANELIKYVDEEAIAKAQQALATSDSEGQRRMSQLHSGSRETLEISPNLWTGIGLVRNGAGTALVGDPDTVAARMLEYRDLGIDTFVLSGYPHLEEAYRTAELLFPRLPVQNQPAITPQVLSPYGEIAAHEKFAKQLTSAS is encoded by the coding sequence ATGCAAATTCTTTGGTTTATCCCTACTGGGTCTCACGACGGACGCTATTTAGGAACAGATATTGGTTCTCGTGTAGTTACCCCGGATTATTTGCAGCAAATTGCCCAAGCTGTAGATAATTTAGGCTATACAGGCGCATTGTTACCTACAGGGCGTTCTTGTGAAGATGCTTGGATTACCGCTGCCTCTTTTATATCCGTTACCAAACGGATGAAATTTCTGGTAGCAATCCGTCCAGGAATTACTTCCCCTGGTGCTGCTGCGCGCATGGCAGCAACATTTGACAGGATTTCTAAAGGCAGATTGTTGATTAATGTAGTCACAGGTGGCGATCCGGAACACCTTGCTGGGGATGGTTTGCATCTTAGTCATGACGATCGCTATGATTTAACCGATGAATTCTTGACAGTTTGGCGAGGCATTGTTAGCGGGGAAACAGTTGACTTTCAAGGCAAATATCTAGACATCAAAGGGGGCAAGCTTTTATTCCCACCAATTCAAAGTCCCTATCCGCCATTGTGGTTTGGCGGTTCATCTGCGGCAGCCAAACGAGTTGCTGCCAAGCATATTGATGTCTACCTGACTTGGGGAGAACCACCAAAGCAAGTAGCCCAAAAGATTGCCGAAGTTCGGCAACTAGCAGCAGAACAAGGCAGAACAGTCAGTTTTGGAATTCGGATGCACGTAATTGTCCGAGAAACCGAATCAGCTGCTTGGGATGCTGCCAATGAACTAATTAAGTATGTCGATGAAGAAGCGATCGCCAAAGCCCAACAAGCCTTAGCCACTTCTGATTCTGAAGGACAGCGGCGCATGAGTCAACTACACAGTGGCAGCCGAGAAACTTTAGAAATCAGCCCCAATCTATGGACAGGGATTGGATTGGTACGGAATGGTGCTGGTACTGCTCTAGTTGGAGATCCCGATACTGTTGCTGCTAGGATGCTGGAATATCGCGATTTAGGCATAGATACCTTTGTTCTATCTGGATATCCTCATCTAGAAGAAGCATATCGTACCGCTGAATTATTGTTTCCACGCCTACCTGTGCAGAACCAACCTGCAATAACGCCACAAGTCTTGAGTCCTTATGGCGAAATAGCTGCACATGAGAAATTTGCTAAACAACTAACGAGTGCCTCATGA
- a CDS encoding iron uptake porin: MSKVLWNYLLLIPALFSVVLSSAAIAGEAETKEPTQQAVPKIQDIAPTAITPGSALDALAKPPKSQKDSNNSLAQVTSVSELSDVQPTDWAFQALQSLVERYGVIAGYPDGTFKGNRSLSRYEFAAGLNAALNRLNELIATNTGELVRREDVATLQKLQEQFAPELATLRGRVDNLETRQAEVEANQFSTTTKLVGDATFVVADTFGDRANNTSADDTKDETQTFLGYRARLNFQTSFTGRDQLTTLITGGSTIANLTSSTGTAMSRFTFDSDGRQGSYLSQLTYRFPLGKNITVWIGPRALQPATFTPTLNAPVGGINGATSRFAAFNPTVYRPGFDGAGAALAYKFSDQLQLNLGYIGTDSQVNQPNGTGNGFFNANNAALVQLTLSPTRRLDVGLTYVRKYYGTATGFNITGGTGSTFARNPFEQNSTTTNNFGLQFNWRASNTLTLGGWFGYTIANRENGPDDSATIINTALTIGFPDLFKKGNIGGVIVGVPPKVTSSDYRTRPGAPVREDPDTSLHLEAFYTHRINDNITITPDFFVITAPEHNDNNDPIWVGSLRTTFTF; this comes from the coding sequence ATGTCTAAAGTTTTGTGGAATTATTTGTTATTGATCCCAGCCTTGTTTAGTGTAGTCTTGTCTTCGGCAGCGATCGCGGGTGAAGCAGAAACAAAAGAGCCAACACAGCAAGCAGTACCAAAAATTCAAGATATTGCTCCGACTGCTATTACCCCCGGCAGTGCGCTTGATGCTCTTGCCAAACCCCCAAAGTCTCAAAAAGATTCTAATAATTCCTTAGCACAAGTAACGTCTGTCTCAGAACTGTCTGATGTTCAGCCCACAGATTGGGCTTTTCAAGCATTGCAGTCTCTGGTTGAGCGCTACGGTGTAATTGCAGGATATCCAGATGGCACATTTAAAGGTAATCGTTCTTTAAGCCGTTATGAATTTGCGGCTGGTTTGAATGCAGCCTTAAATCGCCTCAACGAACTAATTGCCACTAACACCGGAGAACTGGTACGACGGGAAGACGTAGCAACTTTGCAAAAGCTGCAAGAACAATTTGCACCTGAACTAGCAACATTGCGAGGCAGAGTTGACAATTTAGAAACACGTCAAGCTGAGGTGGAAGCCAATCAGTTTTCTACAACTACTAAACTAGTTGGTGACGCGACATTCGTGGTTGCTGATACATTTGGCGATCGCGCGAATAATACATCCGCAGACGATACTAAAGATGAGACTCAAACTTTTCTTGGTTACCGTGCCAGACTTAACTTCCAAACTAGCTTTACTGGCAGAGACCAACTAACCACTCTCATCACAGGTGGAAGCACTATTGCTAACTTGACAAGTAGTACGGGAACTGCGATGAGCCGTTTTACCTTTGATAGTGATGGTAGGCAAGGAAGCTATCTCAGTCAGTTAACATATCGTTTCCCATTAGGCAAAAATATCACTGTTTGGATAGGGCCAAGAGCGCTTCAACCAGCTACATTTACTCCGACCTTAAATGCCCCAGTTGGGGGAATTAATGGTGCTACTTCGCGGTTTGCCGCCTTTAACCCTACTGTTTACCGACCTGGATTTGATGGAGCTGGTGCTGCTTTAGCTTACAAATTTAGTGATCAATTGCAATTAAACTTAGGTTACATAGGAACTGATAGTCAGGTTAATCAACCAAATGGTACTGGTAATGGGTTTTTTAATGCCAACAATGCGGCACTTGTTCAGCTAACCTTATCGCCAACTCGTCGGCTAGATGTTGGTCTGACCTACGTCCGCAAATACTACGGTACTGCAACTGGTTTTAACATCACTGGTGGTACAGGTAGTACTTTTGCTAGAAATCCTTTTGAACAAAACTCCACTACAACCAATAACTTCGGACTTCAATTTAATTGGAGAGCTAGTAATACCTTAACTTTAGGTGGTTGGTTTGGCTACACAATTGCCAATCGAGAAAATGGCCCCGATGACAGTGCAACTATTATTAACACTGCATTGACTATTGGTTTCCCAGATTTGTTTAAAAAAGGTAATATCGGTGGAGTTATCGTTGGTGTACCACCCAAAGTTACTAGTAGTGATTATCGCACTAGACCTGGTGCGCCAGTCAGAGAAGATCCAGATACTTCTTTACATCTAGAGGCTTTCTATACCCATCGGATAAATGACAACATTACTATTACCCCTGATTTCTTTGTGATTACAGCGCCAGAGCATAATGATAATAACGATCCGATTTGGGTAGGTAGTCTGCGTACAACGTTTACTTTCTAA